The Streptomyces sp. 11x1 genomic sequence GAGTTCTTCGCCGGTCTCGCCCCGCACGCCGCGCTGTACCGCGCGCTGCTCGCGCCCGGCGGCGGTGGACCGCTCGGCCGGGTGTTGCACCGGGACCTGCGCGCCTACAGCCTGCGTGAACGCGAGCTCGCGGGGGCCGCGGACGCGCCGCTGGTGGCCTCCGCCGTGGCGGCCACCTTCGCGGGGGTCCTCGCGGACTGGCTGCACGGTCTGCTGGACGGCACCCCGCGGGAGATCGCCGACCAGGCGTGGCAGCTGCTGGTCGCGCTGCACCGCAGCCGCTGAGCGCCCCCGGGCGTACGCCGCCCTCTCTCGCTCCGATGCCTCATGCCCCCGACAGCCCTGTGGGTGACCTGGCGTGCAGGTCACCCACAGGGCCGAGGTCACGCGGGGAGAACGTGCCCCGGCGGGAGATGGCTTCTCGGTTGTCGGAGGCGGTGGGCGGGCTCGCGGGCGTCGGGACGCCCGGCGGGCCCACGGGTCAGAAGGTCAGCACCGGCTTGATGCTCCGGCCGCCGCTCATGTCCGCGACCGCCCGGTCGATGTCCTCGAACTCGTACCGGCTGATCATCCGGTCGAGCGGCAGCTTGCCCTCCTTGACGAGCTGAACGAGGACCGGGATGGCGGTCTGGATCTCGTTGTCGCCGAGGGTGAGGCCGACGACGCGCTTGCCGCCGAGCATGCCGTTGACGTCGAGGGAGACCTCCGTGCCGAACGGCGGGGCGCCCACGATGACCAGGGTGCCGCGCGCGGCGAGGGCGTCGACGCCCTTGCGGAGCACGGCGACGCTGCCGGTGGTCTCCACGATGCCGTCGGCGCCCCGGCCGCCGGTGATCTCCATGATCGCCTCGGTGATGTCGGCGACGTCGCCGGCGTTCACCGTGTGGGTGGCGCCCAGCTCCTTCGCCAGTTCCAGGCGCTCGCCGACCTTGTCCACGGCGACGACCGTGGTCGCCGGGGTCAGGTTCGCCGCCATCACGGCGGACAGGCCCACGGCTCCGGCGCCGAGGACGACGACGGCGCTGCCCGGGCGGGGCTCCATCACGTTCCAGACGGCGCCGACGCCCGTCTGGACGCCGCAGCCGAGCGGAGCGATGGAGTCCAGCGGGACGTCCGGGTCGACCTTGACGAGGCCGCGCTCGTCGACCAGGGCGCGCTCGGCGAAGGAGGACTGGCCGAAGAAGTGGCCGCCGAGGTCCTGGCCGTCACGGCTGATGGTGCTGGTGCCGTCGGCACGCCGGCCGCCGAGCAGGTTCAGCGGCAGCCAGGTGGCGCAGTACGCCGGGTGACCGTCGCGGCAGTTCTGACAGCCGCCGCAGGAGGTGAAGGACAGGACGACGTGGTCGCCCGGGGCTACGGCGGTGACGCCCGGGCCGACGGCCTCGACGACACCGGCGCCCTCGTGGCCCAGCACGCCGGGCAGTGGGAAGGGCAGCCCGCCGCTGGCGACCCCCAGGTCGGTGTGGCACAGCCCGGCCGCGACCATCCGGACCAGGACCTCGCCCTGCGCGGGCTGGTCGAGGACGACCTCGGAGAGGGTGAAGGGCGCGCCCCCGGACTCGACCACGGCCGCACGTGTGGTGGTGGACATGCTCATGAACTCCTTGTTCGTCGGTGAGCCACCGGATCGGTCCCGCGGCTCACCGGGGATCCCGGGGAAGGTGCTCAGTCGAGCGAGACGACGACGGACTTGACCTTGGTGTAGGACTCCAGGGCCTCGGGGCCGTACTCACGGCCGAAGCCGGAGGCCTTCACTCCGCCGAAGGGCACGGCGGGGTCGAGCATCGGCCAGTCGTTGACCCAGACGATGCCCGCCTGGAGGCGGTCGGCCACCCTGTGTGCGCGGGTGAGGTTCGTGGTCTGGATGCCGGAGGCCAGGCCGTACGGCGTGGAGTTGGCCAGTTCGACGGCCTCGTCCTCGGAGTCGAAGGGCTGCACGGTGAGGACCGGCCCGAAGACCTCCTCCTGGACGACCCGGGAGTCGTTGGCGAGGTCGGCGATGACGGTCGGCTTGTAGTAGTAGCCGCCGTCGAGGTCCAGGCGCTCGCCGCCGCACACGATGCGGCCGCCCTCCTTGCGGGCCAGCTCGACGTACTCCTCGACCTTCTTCAGGTGCCGCTCGCCCGCCATCGGGCCGATGACGGTCTCCGGCTGCCGGGGGTCGCCGAGGGGCACGCCGGGCACCGCGTCGGCGAGGATGCCGAGGACGGTCTCGTAGACGGGACGGGCGACCAGCAGCCGGGGGCCGCCCATGCAGAACTGGCCGGTGTTGAAGACGAAGCCCTTGATGATGGCGCCGATGGCCTTCTCGATGTCGGCGTCCTCGAAGACGACGTGCGCCGCGTTGCCGCCCAGCTCCATGGTGACCTGCTTCAGCCCCTCGCCGGCGACGCTCGCCGCGTGCCGGCCGGTGGCGGTGGAGCCGGTGAAGGCGATCTTGTCGACGCCGGGGTTGCGCAGCAGCGCCTCGCCCGCGACCGGGCCCGTACCCGTGACGACGTTGTAGACGCCGTCGGGGACGCCGGCCTCCTTGAGGAGGCCCGCCATGTAGAGGGCGCTGAGCGGGGTCTCCTCGGCCGGCTTGTGGACGACCGTGTTGCCGGCCGCGAGCGCGGGGGCGATCTTCGAACCGGCCAGGATCAGCGGGAAGTTGAAGGGGGTGATCGCGCCGACCACACCGATCGGGCCGCGCCTCGTGTAGGCGAGGCGGTTGTTCGGGACGTCGCGGGCGGAGCCGTCCAGGGTCCAGGCGAGGGAGGCGTAGTACTCGTAGTCGTTGGCCGCGTTCGTCACGTCGACGGCGTGGGCCAGCGTGATGGGCTTGCCGACGTCGCGGCTCTCGATCGCCGCGATCTCGTCGGCGTTCTCCCTGATGAGCTGGGCCACGCGGTTCAGGATCCGGCCGCGCTCACGGCCGCTCAGCCCGGACCAGCCGCCGCTGTCGAAGGCCTCGCGGGCGGCGCGCACCGCGGCGTCCACGTCGGCGGCGCCCGCCTCCGCGACGGTCGTGACCACCTGGCCCGTGGACGGGTCGATCACGTCGGTCCGCGCCCCGTCACTCGCCTCGACCCACTGCCCACCGATGAACAGCCGCCCGGGCTCGCTCTCGAAGGTGGTCGTCATTGCCCACTCCTCAGCTTTGGTCCAGCCTTGATCGCTAAATCTTCAACCAACAGGAATCCTGTTGGTTCGCAGTTTCACCACGCCCAGGATTCCTGTCAATGCTTTACGCTGACCGCATGGTCGGCACCAAGGCACCTCCTTCGCTCCTCTACATGGTCAAGCAGGTCGAGCTCGTTGTCCGCTCCCGCCTGGACGATCTGGTGAAGCCGGCCGGGATCACGGCGCTGCAGTACACCTCGCTCACGGTCCTCCAGCGCCACGACGGGCTCTCGGCCGCCCAGCTCGCCCGCGACTCGTTCGTCACGGCCCAGTCCGTCGCGGATCTCGTCCGCAGCCTGGAGAACCGGGGGCTCGTGCGCCGGGAGCGCAATCCACGCAACCGGCGCGAGCTGCTCATCCTGCTGACCGACGAGGGGCGCGAGCTGCTCGCCCGCGTCGCGGGGCCCGTGCGCGACCTGGAGGAACGCATGATCAGCGACCTCACCCCGCACCAGGCCGACCAGCTCCGGCAGGCACTGTCCAAAGCATGGCACGCGCTGTCGTAGGGGGCACTGCGCAAAACTCCGGACTTCATGCCGAAGAAATCGAAGACATATGTCAATCGAACATGCTGAAATTCACTCTGACGAGGGTAACTTGCAGGGCGGGGAAGGGTTTTGCCCTCACACCCTCACAGAGTCCGGTAGGAGGCGATGCCGTCGTGTCGAGCGACCCCACACCGCCCGCGACCGGGTACCTGCGCGTTCGCACGGACCGCGGCCACAGCGTGCTCGAACTGCACGGTGAGATCGACATCGCGGCGGCCGTGGAGATCATTCCGCATCTCGACACGGAGACCGGCCGCCCCGGCGCCCGGATCGTGATCGACCTCCGGCACGTCGAGTTCTTCGACTGCTCCGGGCTGCGACTGCTCTACCGGGCTCGGCAGCGGGTACTCGACCGCGACGGCGAACTGCGCCTGGTCTGCACCCATCCGCTCACCCTGCGCGTCCTCAAGGTCACCGGCCTGGCCCGGCTGCTGCCGCCCGCCTCGTCCCTGGACGCGGCCCTGGGACAGCCGGAGGCCACGTCCGGCACGTTATGACCCCGCTCCGGCCGTCAGCCCTCGCCTCCCACGGGCGCGTCGAACAGGGCGCTGACGGACTCGCCGTTGTGGATACGGCGGACGGCCTCCGCGAGCGCGGGGGCGATGGAGAGCACCTTCAGCTTGTCGGTGCGCTCCTCCACAGGGACCGGCACGGTGTTGGTGCAGACGATCTCCAGCACGTCGGGCTGCTCGCTCAGCCGCTTCAGAGCGCCCGCAGCGAACAGCCCGTGGGTGCAGGCCACCCGGATCGAGCGCGGCCCCAACTCCCTGAGCCGCTGCAGGAGTTCCAGGACGGTACTGCCCTTGGCGATCTCGTCGTCCAGGACGATCACATCCCGTCCGGCGACCTCGCCGATCACCGAGCTGATGCTCACCCGGTCGTCGGCGAACCGCTGTTTGGCACCCGCCGCGACCTGCGCGCCGATCATCCGCGCGAACGCCGCCGCCTCCTTGGCGTTGCCCAGGTCCGGGGAGACCACCGTCGTACGCGTCAGGTCGTAGCGCCGGAAGTGCGCGGCCAGTTCACGCAACGCGTGCAGATGATCGACCGGCACCGAGAAGAAGCCGTGCACCTGCGGCGAGTGCAGCGTCATGGCGAGCACCCGGCCCGCGCCCGCCGACACCATCAGATCGGCGACCAGCCGGCCGCCGATGGAGATCCGCGGCGCGTCCTTCTTGTCCGAGCGGGCGTACGAGTAGTGCGGCATGACCACGGTGATCCGGCCGGCCGAGGCCCCGCGCGCCGCGTCGCACATCAGCAACAGCTCGACGAGGTGCTCCTGCACCGGCGTGACCAGCGGCTGGACCAGAAAGACGTCCTTCTCCCGGCAGTTGGCCTGGAGCTGCACCTCCAGACAGTCGTTGGCGAACCGGCTCACCCGGGACGGACTCAGCGGCACCCCGAGGTGCGCGCAGACCTCCTCCGCGAGTTCGGGGTGGGCGCTGCCGGTGAAGACGGCGATGTCACGCACGGTCGGCTCCTCGCATGAACATGATCATTACGGGTTGCGCGGCTCATGCTAGGCGAACAAACACCAACTGGGCGTTCCTCCACGGTCTTTGAGGGCATTCGTTGAAAGAGGAAGGAGGGCCGTCGACATGACGACGTCCATCAAACGCACGCGTGTGCCCGGCTGGGCCAAGCTGCTCGCCGCCGTGGTCATCCTCATCGTGGTGCTGCTGGCCGCGCTGCGGATGCTGGTCTTCGGAGGGCTGGACGACGTGTTCGGCACCGAGGAGCACGACCGCTCGGGACCGACGCTCCTGAAGTCCATCCAGGACATGAGCCGTTACGACGCCGCCTCGGGCAACTTCCAGGTGGTCGTCGACCTGGAGAAGGACGCCAAGTACCTGCCGGACGCGATCCGCGGTACCCGCACGCTGTACGTGGGCGCGGGCACCGTGGACGCCTATGTCGACCTCGGCAAGGTCGGCGAGAACGACGTGAAGATGAACGAGGACCGCACCTCGGCCACCATCGACCTCCCGCACGCCCAGCTCGGCAAACCCGCCCTCGACACCGAGCACTCCTACGCCGTCTCCAAGGAGCGCGGCCTGCTCGACCGCCTCGGCGACCTGTTCTCGGACAACCCCAACGGCGAACAGGCGGTGCAGCGCCTGGCCGTCAAGCACATCGGGGACGCCGCGAAGGAGAGCAAGCTCACGGAGCGGGCCGAGGCCAACACCACCGACATGCTCGAAGGACTGCTGAAGTCGCTCGGCTTCGAGGAGGTGAAGGTGACGTACGGGTCGTGACCGGAAATCAGTGCCCTCCCCGCACCGCGGGGAGGGCACGCCGTACGACGGCCCGTCCGCGGCCGGCGTACCCGCGCGCCCTCCCACGCCCCTCCGCTCCCGGGCGCCTGACGGCGTCCCTCGAACGGGAGCGGGCCCCTGTCACTCGCGATCCGGATGCCCGCGAGGGGCGGGCCGAAACCCGGCGGGGCCCGGTCGGCGACTTCCCGCACACGGCGCGCAGGTGGGCATCGCGGACCACTTCGGGGGTAACAGGCCTGGTACAGAAGGAAGTTGAAATCGGGAGGGTCGCATGGCCGGCACCACGTCACGTTCCCGTTCCACCACCTCCGGCCGCCGTTCCGCGGCGGCCGAGCGCGGGCCACGACCGCTCCCGCTGCCCTTGCGGCTGCTGGCGATGGCCCTGGCCTTCCTGGCGATGGTGGCGTTCGGCGCGGTACTGGCCGGGCTCACCCTCCAGCCGTCCCCGGCGTCGGAGGCGCTCACCCACAGCAACCTCCGCCCCGGCGCCTCGCTGGAGCTGTACTGGCACCACCCCGACGCGCGCGACGCGCTCAAGCAGATCGGCGGGAACATCGTGCTGGGCCTGCCGTTCGGGATCCTGCTGCCGGTGCTGGCGCCCGGCGCGCGCGGTCTGCTGCGGGTGCCCGCCCTGACCGCGCTGATGATGCTGCTGGTCGAGCTGGTGCAGGGCGCGCTGGTCACCGGACGGGCGTTCGACATCGACGACGTCATCCTCAACACCACGGGCGCGCTGCTGGGCTATCTGCTGCTGGGCCGGCGCCTCGGCCGCGCCGTACACGCCAGGGCGCCGCGAGAGCCGAAGCCCGCACCGGCTCGGGGCGGGACACCGGCGCGGGGCACGGGGGCGCCTCGCGGCAAGGGAACTGCTCAGGGCAAGGGGACGGGCCAGCCGAAGGGGCCGCGCGGCGCCTGGGGCCGGCGTCTGCGGGTGGGCCGGCGCAAGGAGGCCGGTCCGGCGTCCGGGCGGGCTAGCGCGGCGTCCAGGTGAACTTGTCGCCGCCCACCCATCGGACCTGGTCGGGATCGTCGAGGTCGTGCACGACGACTCCGTATGCGGCGGCCGTCTGGAGGACGTCCGTCAGCCGCTTCGCCTCGCCGACCACCTGGCCGTCGATCTCCACGATCCGGAACGGCGGCGTACCGGGCTGCACCCCGAGCACCAGGACCCGGGGATGGGAAATGTAGGGGCTCGCGCTTTCGGTCATGTTTCGAGGGTAGAGCGGTCCGGCGGCGGGTGACGGGGTGAGGACGGGACGGGCCGGTCCGACGGCGCCTGTGATCGTCCGGCCGTCGTGCGGGTACCCGGGGCCTGGGTGACGCTGGAAGCGGGAGGCTGGAGGTGCCATGGATCCCGTCGAGGCCCTGGACCGGATCGCTTTCCTGCTGGAGCGGGACCGGGCCCCCACCTACCGCGTACGGGCGTTCCGTACGGCCGCCGCCGTGCTCGGCGCGTTGCCGGCCGACGAGGTCGCCGAGCGGGCGGCCGCGGGCTCGCTGGAGTCGCTGAAGGGGGTCGGGCCGAGGACCGCGCAGGTGGCGCGCGAGGCGCTGGCCGGGGAGGTGCCGGGCTACCTGCGGAAACTGGAGCAGGGGGCCGAGGCTCCGCTCACGGAGGGTGACGCGGGCGCGGAGCTGAGGAAGCTGATCAGGGGCGACTGCCATGTGCACTCCGACTGGTCGGACGGCGGCAGCCCGATCGAGGAGATGGGCCGGACCGGCGCGCGCCTCGGCCACGAGTGGACGGTGCTCACCGACCACTCCCCCAGGCTGACCGTCGCCCGTGGCCTGTCCCCGGAGCGGTTGCGGGAGCAGCTCGACGTGGTGGCCGCGCTGAACGAGACCTGGGCGCCGTTCCGGCTCCTCACCGGCATCGAGTGCGACATCCTCGACGACGGCTCGCTGGACCAGGAGCCGGAGCTGCTGGACAGGCTGGACGTGGTGGTGGTGTCCGTCCACTCCAAGCTGCGGATGGACGCCCGGGCGATGACCCGGCGGATGGTCGCCGCGGTACGTGATCCGCATTCGGACGTGCTCGGGCACTGCACGGGGCGGCTGGTCACCGGGCGGGGCCGCCCGGAGTCGGAGTTCGACGCGGACGCGGTGTTCGCGGCGTGCGCGGAGACCGGGACGGCCGTGGAGATCAACTCCCGGCCGGAGCGGCTGGATCCGCCGCGGCGGCTGCTGCGGCGGGCCGTGGAGGCGGGGGTGCTGTTCTCGATCGACACGGACGCGCACGCACCGGGGCAGTTGACGTGGCAGGTGCACGGGTGTGCTCGGGCGGAGGAGTGCGAGGTGCCGGCCGAGCGGGTGGTGACGACGTGGGGGGTGGATGAGGTGGTGAGGTGGGCGCGTGATCGGGAGGTGCCGGAGGGAGTGGTGAGTGCCTGAGAGCTCGGGGGTTCGGCGCGTCGGCGGGCGCGGGTGGGGTTGTGGCTGGTCACGCAGTTCCCCGCGCCCCTTGAGGGGCGCGGATGTGATCGTCTTCGAGAAAGGTGAGCCATGGGAAAAGCTGCTGTCTTCGACGTCGACGGGACCCTCGTCGACACCAATCATCTGCATGTCGTCTCCTGGTGGGAGGCGTTTCGCCAGGGTGGGCACGAGGTGGCCATGCACGACGTCCATCGGGCGGTGGGGTTGCCGTCCGGGGACCTGATCACGCAGCTGCTGGGTGAGGAGCGGGATCCGGCGGAGAAGGACGCTCTGAGCGCCGCGCACAAGGCGTTGTACGGGACGTACTTCGAGCGGCTGCCCGCCCTGCCGGACGCGGGGCGGCTGCTGCGGCGACTCGACGGGCAGGGCTGGAGCGTGGTGCTGGCGACCTCGGCGGGCGGGGCCGAGCTGGCCGCGTTGCGGCGGGCCATCGGGGCCGACGACGCCATCGCGGCGACGGCCAGCGCCGACGACGTGGCCCAGGGGAAGCCGGCGCCGGACCCCGTCGAGCAGGCCCTGGAGCTGGCGGGGGCGGAGGCCGAGCTGTCGGTGTTCGTCGGGGACACCGTCTGGGACATGCGGGCCGGCGCCCGGGCCGGGGTGCGCTGTGTGGCCGTGCTCTCCGGAGGCATCCCACGGCCCGAACTGGAGGCGGCCGGCGCGGAGGCGGTGTTCCGGAATCCGGCCCATCTGCTGGCCGCCCTGGAGGAGAGTCCGCTGGGCCGGGAGGAATGACCTGGTGACAGCCGCTGTGGGCAGCCCGGTACAACGTGACACAGATCACCGCCATTGTCCGGACCGGAAGGAACACCCCTTGGTAGTTTCCCGTTGAACCAGCCGTGGGTGTGGATGGGACAGTGTCCCCGGGCCTCACCTTTTGCCCACAGGGACGATCGTTCGGCTGAAGCCCTGTGGAGCCTTTCGCCGAGAGGCGACGGCCATCCGCACCCACACACAGACCGCCCCGACCGTGATTCCCCCGTCCCGGTCGGGGCTTCTCCTTGCCCGGGGTGATCAGGCACCGAACGCTGCCCGGTGGGCGCGGGCCTCGGCGGACATGCCGTCCGCTCCCGTCTGGCGGGCGCCGTCACTCTCCTGCGGGTTCGCATCCGGGCCACGTACGCCGAGCGACTGACCCGGGCGGGATCGGCGGAGTCGGCGGGCGGCGCCGCGTCCCGTGTGGCCGGTAGTGGCCGCGTGCATCCTCCGGGCCCGGGTACTCGTGGGCGGCTCCGGAGGGATCGAAGTGCGCGAGAGGAGTCTGCGGTGAACGGAGAATCCGGCGGCAGGATCGTGGTCACCGGCGCCACCGGCAATGTGGGGACGAGTCTGGTGCGGCTGCTCGCGGAGGACGCGCGGGTCGACCGGGTACGGGGCCTGGCCCGGCGGATCCCCGACCGGTCCCCGGCGAAGACGGACTGGTCGGCCGTGGACGTCGGGTCCGAGGAGGCCGATCTGGTCAAGGAGTTCGAGGGGGCGGACGCGGTCGTCCATCTCGCCTGGGCGTTCCAGCCGACACACGACCCGGCCGCCACCTGGCGGACCAATGTGCTGGGCAGCATCCGGGTCTTCGAGGCGGTGGCGAAGGCCGAGGTCCCGACACTGGTGCACGCCTCGTCCGTCGGCGCCTACTCCCCCGGGCCGAAGGGCCGCGCGGTCGACGAGTCGTGGCCGACGCATGGCTGGCCGGACGCCGCGTACTGCCGGGAGAAGGCGTATCTGGAGCGGGCCCTGGACTCCTTCGAACACGAGCACCCCAGGGTGCGGGTGGTGCGGATGCGGCCCGCGATCCTGTTCAAACGGGAGTCGGCGAGCGAGCAGCGCCGTATCTTCGGCGGGCGTTTCCTGCCGGGGCAGCTGGCCCGGCCCGATCTCCTGCCGTTCCTGCCCGACATCCCCGGGCTGAAGGTGCAGGCCCTGCACACCGACGACGCGGCCCGCGCGTACCGGCTGGCCCTGCACTCCGACGCCCGTGGTGCCTTCAACATCGCGGCGGAGTCACCCGTGGACGCCGCGCTGCTCAGCGAGGTGCTGGGGTCCCGTCCGGTGCGGCTGCCCCGTGTCGCGGCCCGCTCGGCGATCGCCGCCGCGTGGAACCTGCGGCTGCTGCCCGCCTCGCCGCACCTCTTCGACGCCGTGCTGCGGCTGCCGCTGATGGACTGCTCGAAGGCCCGCGACGAGCTGCGCTGGCGGCCCGAGCGCACGTCGGTGGAGGTGCTGGAGGAGTTCCTGGAGGGGCTGCGGCACGGCGCCGGGGCGGAGACAGAACCGCTGCGGGGCCGGAAGGTCGGCTGAGCACGCCGGACGCGGCCCGGACACGACGGCGCCTCCCCGGGTCCCACCGGGGAGGCGCCGAGTCTCTGCAGGGGCCAGGGAGCGAGGGGCCGAGAGCCGACCTACGAGGGTCGGGCGACGTGGGTCAGCCGGAGGGCTCGTCGGGTACGGGCTGCTCGGGGTTGGCGGAGCCCGACCGCGGGGCGCCCTGCCGTCCGGTACCGGCCTCGTCCGTGTCGGGCACGTCGGTGGCCTCGTCGGCGGCACCTCCGTCACGCTCGTCGGCGGCGGCACGCGTCGGGGCCGCCTCCCACGGGTCCTCGCCCGCGGTCGCCTGCTGGTCGGGCATGTCCCTCGGTATGGGGTCCGTGTGCTCGCCGGGACCCTCCAGGCGGTGATCGTCCACGGCGCGCTCCTTCCTGCTGTCGTGCACCGCGCGCGGGTACCTCGGCCCGATCGGCTCAAACCACGCGGTGTCCACGAGGTGTCAGGCGCCCCCGGCCAGCTCGTCCAGGGCGGCCGTCAGATGCGGGGCCACCCGCTCCCGCCGCCAGGCGAGGTCGTCGCCGCCCATGGCGCGCGGCACCGTCTCCACCAGCATGATCAGGTCGAGGTAGCTGCGGTAGAGGGCGTACCTCCGGGCGGCCGACGGCGTGAACTCGGCGACACCACCCGCCTCTTGATATCCGGTCATGAAGTCGGTGTCCTCCCGGACATCCTCCAGCAGCGCCAGCGAGACGAAGTCCGCGACGGGGTCGCCCCAGAACATGCGCTCGCCGTCGATCAGTCCGCCCACGCGCGCGGTATCGCCGTGCTCCACGAGGATGTTGCCCGGCCACAGGTCGAAGTGGACCAGGCGCGGCACGGTCACCTCGTCGAGGGCGTCGTACGCGAGCTTAGCCGTACGGGCCACCTCGTCCAGGGGGCGGGGCAGCCAGGCGCCGAAGCGGTCGGCGTCGTCGAGGACGGCCTCGTACATGGCGGTGAACGCGGTGCGCCAGTCGAGGGCGAGAGGGCCGAGGGCGCCGCTGGGATAGCCGTAGCCGGGGCCGGGGCCGGGGCCGGGGCCGGGGCCGGGGCCGGGGCCGGGGCCGGGGCCGGGGCCGGGGCCGGTGACATGGTGCAGCCGGGCGACCAGGCCGCCCAGCTCCCGTCGCAGCGCCGCTTCTCGGCCGGTGGGCGGCCCGTCCCAGCCGGTGCCGGGGCAGTGGGTGAGCAGGAGGTGGCGGCCCGCCGGCGCGCTCTCGTCGAAGGCGGCCCCGACCACGCGGGGAGCGGGGACGTCGACGGTCGCGGCGGCCCGGCAGAACTCGGCCTCGGCGGCGAGGAGTTCGCGCTCGTGGGCCAGGCCGGGCGTGGTGGGCGGCGGAGGGACCTTGAGGACGAGCCGGGTACCGTCGGCGAGGCGCAGTTCCTCGACCGTGTTGTACGTGCCGCCGGTGAGCGGCCGGCGCTCGGCGAGACTCTCCGGCGGCAGCCCCGCCGCCGCGAGTGCCAGCCGCGCACGTTCCTGCTCGTCCACTGCGATCCCCCTCGTCGGCCTGCGCGTGGGGGCCCACTCTGCCAGGTGGGCACCCACGATCACACCGCTCATCCGGCCGCGTGGACGTCCTCCACACAGCGGCCCGAGGCGATGAGCTCGTCCAGCCGGGGGCCCGAGTCCGCGCCGGGGTTCCGCTCGGCGTGGATCGTGCGGAGGGCCCCGCGGACGCCAGGTGCCATGGGGGAGCCGTCGCCGCAGACGTACACCCGGCGCCGGCGGCCAGCAGTTCCCACACCTCGTCGGCCTCGGCGGCGATCCGGTGCTGGACGAAGGCGGCACCGTCGGCCGGGGCCGCCGCCCGTGCAGGTGCTCTCCTCCGGGCG encodes the following:
- a CDS encoding SDR family oxidoreductase; its protein translation is MNGESGGRIVVTGATGNVGTSLVRLLAEDARVDRVRGLARRIPDRSPAKTDWSAVDVGSEEADLVKEFEGADAVVHLAWAFQPTHDPAATWRTNVLGSIRVFEAVAKAEVPTLVHASSVGAYSPGPKGRAVDESWPTHGWPDAAYCREKAYLERALDSFEHEHPRVRVVRMRPAILFKRESASEQRRIFGGRFLPGQLARPDLLPFLPDIPGLKVQALHTDDAARAYRLALHSDARGAFNIAAESPVDAALLSEVLGSRPVRLPRVAARSAIAAAWNLRLLPASPHLFDAVLRLPLMDCSKARDELRWRPERTSVEVLEEFLEGLRHGAGAETEPLRGRKVG
- a CDS encoding aminoglycoside phosphotransferase family protein: MDEQERARLALAAAGLPPESLAERRPLTGGTYNTVEELRLADGTRLVLKVPPPPTTPGLAHERELLAAEAEFCRAAATVDVPAPRVVGAAFDESAPAGRHLLLTHCPGTGWDGPPTGREAALRRELGGLVARLHHVTGPGPGPGPGPGPGPGPGPGPGPGYGYPSGALGPLALDWRTAFTAMYEAVLDDADRFGAWLPRPLDEVARTAKLAYDALDEVTVPRLVHFDLWPGNILVEHGDTARVGGLIDGERMFWGDPVADFVSLALLEDVREDTDFMTGYQEAGGVAEFTPSAARRYALYRSYLDLIMLVETVPRAMGGDDLAWRRERVAPHLTAALDELAGGA